The Deltaproteobacteria bacterium genome window below encodes:
- the hemH gene encoding ferrochelatase — translation MKNNIDAILLIGYGGPEKPEDIRPFLQNVARGRPIPAERLEEVAHHYELIGGKSPINEYTYRQAKALEDKLAEKGNRIPVYVGMRHWHPLIPDAVKKMYDDGTRKALGVIMAAHQSEVSWERYQNDVKQGLAEKGIDIEFEYTPPLFDHPLFIEDSADRIAERFEEIPPGEREDTMILFSAHSIPTPMAESSPYVEQLMTTARLIAERLNHTKWRLVYQSRSGRPQDPWLEPDICDVTGEIAKEGVRYVIVQPIGFLCDHVEVLFDIGIEAMEAAEEAGIKLLRAKTVNDDPKFIAAMADLVEKTMNGSE, via the coding sequence ATGAAAAATAATATCGACGCCATACTCTTGATAGGATACGGCGGGCCGGAGAAGCCCGAAGATATACGCCCCTTCCTCCAGAACGTCGCCAGGGGAAGACCGATACCTGCAGAAAGGCTTGAAGAAGTAGCCCACCACTACGAGCTTATCGGAGGTAAATCCCCCATTAACGAATACACCTACCGACAGGCGAAGGCACTGGAGGACAAATTGGCGGAGAAGGGGAATAGAATCCCGGTATATGTGGGCATGAGACACTGGCATCCCCTGATACCCGACGCCGTTAAAAAAATGTATGACGATGGGACCAGAAAAGCCCTGGGTGTAATAATGGCCGCTCACCAGAGCGAGGTCAGCTGGGAGAGGTATCAAAATGATGTAAAGCAGGGACTTGCTGAAAAAGGAATAGATATAGAATTCGAATACACCCCTCCCCTCTTTGACCACCCGCTTTTCATAGAGGACTCGGCGGACCGTATCGCCGAGCGCTTCGAGGAAATCCCGCCCGGTGAAAGAGAAGACACCATGATACTCTTCTCAGCGCACAGCATACCGACCCCTATGGCTGAGAGCTCACCATACGTTGAGCAATTAATGACAACAGCCCGCCTGATTGCCGAAAGACTGAACCACACCAAATGGAGACTCGTTTACCAGAGCCGGAGCGGCCGCCCTCAAGACCCGTGGCTCGAGCCCGACATATGCGACGTGACAGGCGAGATCGCGAAAGAGGGGGTCAGATATGTAATAGTGCAGCCCATAGGATTCCTCTGCGACCACGTGGAGGTGCTTTTCGATATCGGTATTGAAGCCATGGAAGCCGCCGAGGAGGCGGGAATAAAGCTGCTCCGGGCCAAAACGGTAAACGACGATCCCAAATTCATTGCGGCAATGGCGGACCTGGTTGAGAAAACCATGAACGGCTCCGAATAA
- the hemE gene encoding uroporphyrinogen decarboxylase, with product MTSNFTFNGLRVTAFESRRAREIEKLIRYHGGVPRVAPSMREVPLSESKEAVQFAEDLFDGKFDIVILMTGVGTRALAEAVSTKHPVEKFIKALRQTTIIARGPKPVAALREMGLKPDITVPEPNTWRDVLSTLDEQIELVGKKVAVQEYGISNDEFLKALRERGALVTAVPVYKWDLPEDTDPLRKAIRSITEHNEDISLFTSSQQIYHLFKVASEEGLTNQLKEGFKDVVIGSIGPTTTETLTRFGLSADYEPDSPKMGNLIREMARSGNELLRKKRTAHVNGVDTSMWHRVEMVWSEDSERKRKDIIENSVFMKACRREETEYTPVWLMRQAGRFMREYREIRAKISFLDLCKTPELAAEVTLSAVDRLGVDAAIIFSDILLIIEPLGIDLEFSKGEGPRIRRPVRSGKAIDRLREFDSESMDFVYNAIELTRRALDPEKALIGFAGAPFTVASYAIEGGGSRNYENTKGLIYKDPAAWHALMEKLTEAISAYLNRQIAAGADAVQLFDSWVGCLSPADYRAFVLPHMKKLVSSITGGVPVINFGTGTATLLELMKESGCSVIGFDWRVDIAKTWEKIGYEVAVQGNLDPVALFAPPAEIRKRAKEVLDKVSGRPGHIFNLGHGILPRTPVDNVLALIDAVHEYSGKNN from the coding sequence ATGACGAGTAATTTTACATTTAACGGACTTAGAGTAACTGCGTTTGAGAGCCGAAGGGCAAGGGAAATCGAAAAGCTCATACGGTATCACGGCGGCGTGCCCAGGGTCGCCCCTTCAATGAGGGAAGTACCCCTTTCGGAATCGAAGGAAGCCGTACAGTTCGCCGAAGACCTGTTTGACGGGAAGTTTGACATCGTTATCCTCATGACCGGCGTCGGCACGCGCGCGCTGGCGGAGGCGGTCTCAACAAAACACCCGGTCGAAAAGTTTATTAAGGCGCTCAGGCAAACCACGATAATCGCGCGCGGCCCCAAGCCGGTAGCGGCTCTCCGCGAGATGGGCTTAAAACCCGACATCACAGTCCCCGAACCCAACACATGGCGGGATGTTTTAAGCACTCTCGACGAGCAAATAGAGCTTGTGGGAAAGAAGGTTGCCGTTCAGGAGTACGGAATTTCAAATGACGAATTCCTTAAAGCGCTTCGGGAGCGTGGGGCTCTGGTTACAGCCGTACCTGTTTATAAGTGGGACCTGCCAGAAGATACGGACCCCCTCCGCAAGGCGATACGCTCCATAACGGAGCACAACGAGGACATATCACTCTTCACGAGCTCTCAGCAGATATACCACCTCTTCAAGGTGGCTTCAGAGGAAGGGCTGACCAATCAATTGAAAGAAGGATTCAAAGACGTTGTAATAGGATCGATAGGACCTACTACGACTGAAACACTGACCAGGTTCGGACTTTCGGCGGATTATGAACCGGACAGCCCCAAGATGGGCAACCTGATACGGGAGATGGCAAGGAGCGGAAACGAGCTGCTGAGAAAAAAGAGGACCGCGCATGTAAACGGTGTGGATACCAGCATGTGGCACCGGGTGGAAATGGTCTGGAGTGAGGATAGTGAGCGGAAGAGAAAAGATATCATAGAAAATTCAGTGTTTATGAAAGCCTGTAGAAGGGAGGAGACGGAGTACACCCCTGTCTGGCTAATGCGGCAGGCGGGCAGGTTTATGCGCGAATACAGGGAAATCAGGGCAAAAATATCGTTCCTCGATCTCTGCAAGACCCCTGAGCTTGCGGCTGAGGTAACACTGAGCGCTGTCGACCGCCTGGGAGTGGACGCCGCAATAATCTTCTCCGACATCCTTCTGATTATAGAACCGCTTGGAATCGATCTCGAGTTCTCAAAAGGAGAGGGTCCCAGAATCAGACGTCCCGTACGCTCGGGAAAAGCGATAGACCGCTTGAGGGAATTCGATAGCGAAAGCATGGATTTCGTTTACAACGCGATTGAGCTCACCCGACGCGCGCTTGACCCCGAGAAGGCCCTGATCGGATTCGCAGGCGCTCCCTTTACCGTGGCCTCTTACGCAATCGAGGGAGGCGGCTCCCGTAATTACGAAAACACAAAGGGATTAATATACAAGGACCCCGCAGCGTGGCATGCGCTAATGGAGAAATTAACCGAAGCCATTTCCGCTTATCTCAACCGACAGATAGCGGCCGGAGCGGATGCCGTGCAGCTATTTGACAGCTGGGTGGGATGCCTGTCGCCGGCCGATTACCGCGCCTTCGTTCTGCCCCACATGAAGAAGCTGGTCTCTTCGATAACGGGCGGCGTGCCTGTAATAAACTTCGGCACCGGAACCGCTACACTGCTGGAGTTAATGAAAGAATCGGGATGCTCAGTAATCGGATTTGACTGGAGAGTCGATATCGCAAAGACCTGGGAAAAGATAGGCTACGAGGTTGCCGTTCAGGGCAACCTCGACCCCGTAGCGCTTTTTGCGCCTCCCGCAGAAATACGCAAAAGAGCTAAAGAAGTTCTGGACAAGGTTTCGGGCAGACCCGGACATATCTTCAATCTCGGTCACGGCATACTGCCCCGCACGCCTGTCGATAACGTGCTCGCCCTCATAGACGCGGTTCATGAATACTCGGGCAAAAATAACTGA
- a CDS encoding alpha/beta hydrolase, which yields MAEITRSKTRVKGFENEEMDFQLIRQLGSAAFGGSSVGECLSAASRIKDGDPQSWVEEFTKLAEWQQSDAHRRALKGHTVSAREQFFKACNSFRAAEYYTSCLDPKHRELGQKSRYCFEEAMKYVWHTFEPTMIPYKNIEIPVYIMTPHPEAQKRKTLLIVSGFDGTLEEEYLMRGFAALERGYNVVHYAGPGQMDLFRFYSNTHFEPDFESPTGAVIDSIIERPEVDPKRIALMGISLGGYFSTRSAAHEERIKALIANSPILNLHDYLSAFTDTDPAEMPDEMNFTIEEIPEIPDDVFPPEDKARSENLMVRFGQNSFRDTFIYLTDFVVGDAVSNIRCPSLALVGEGEGGEPEKQFNEFAGKVSGPVTKHRFTEFEGADTHCQVGNPAYSAAVALDWLDDIFD from the coding sequence ATGGCTGAAATCACACGCAGCAAGACCAGGGTTAAGGGATTCGAAAACGAAGAGATGGATTTCCAGCTGATACGGCAGCTGGGCTCGGCGGCGTTCGGGGGCTCATCCGTGGGCGAGTGTCTTTCCGCAGCTTCGCGTATAAAGGACGGCGACCCCCAAAGCTGGGTGGAGGAGTTTACGAAGCTTGCGGAATGGCAGCAGAGTGACGCGCACAGACGCGCCCTAAAAGGACATACCGTAAGCGCCCGCGAGCAGTTTTTCAAGGCGTGCAACTCATTCCGCGCCGCCGAGTACTACACCAGCTGCCTCGACCCGAAACACAGGGAGCTGGGTCAAAAATCACGCTACTGCTTCGAAGAGGCTATGAAATACGTATGGCATACCTTTGAGCCAACAATGATACCGTACAAAAATATCGAGATCCCGGTTTACATTATGACGCCCCATCCGGAAGCTCAGAAGAGAAAAACTCTCCTCATAGTGAGCGGTTTCGACGGCACGCTCGAGGAGGAGTACCTGATGCGCGGGTTCGCCGCTCTTGAACGGGGCTATAACGTCGTCCATTACGCGGGTCCCGGTCAGATGGACCTCTTCCGGTTTTACTCTAATACGCACTTCGAGCCGGATTTTGAAAGCCCTACCGGTGCCGTAATCGACTCTATTATAGAGCGCCCGGAAGTGGACCCTAAGAGGATCGCTCTCATGGGCATAAGCCTGGGGGGGTATTTCTCCACACGGTCTGCCGCTCATGAAGAAAGAATAAAGGCTCTGATAGCGAATTCGCCTATACTGAACCTCCACGACTATCTGAGCGCATTCACCGATACTGACCCCGCCGAGATGCCCGACGAAATGAACTTCACTATCGAAGAAATACCGGAAATCCCGGATGACGTATTCCCCCCAGAGGATAAGGCCAGGTCGGAGAACCTAATGGTGCGTTTCGGACAAAATTCGTTCAGGGACACATTTATTTACTTAACGGATTTTGTCGTGGGCGACGCGGTGTCAAATATCAGGTGCCCTTCACTCGCTCTAGTAGGCGAGGGTGAGGGCGGGGAGCCCGAAAAGCAGTTCAACGAATTCGCCGGGAAGGTTTCAGGCCCGGTTACGAAACACCGATTTACGGAATTTGAAGGGGCCGACACGCACTGTCAGGTGGGAAACCCCGCATACTCAGCCGCGGTTGCGCTCGATTGGCTGGACGACATATTCGACTGA
- a CDS encoding DUF2470 domain-containing protein, producing MTSSKNHGYTTSSRDEPSVPEPSYAERVRTLVYRNRMGTLSTLSEKHPGWPFGSLMPYGLDEKGRPIFLISTMAMHTHNIERDRRVSLFVSQTDSLGDPLDASRVTLIGETSKVPENEIGAVRELYLSRYRNASYWVDFDDFFFYRMDIEDIYFVGGFGAMGWVTSEDYFKAEVDPLADAASGIIRHMNEDHEDSMILLAEKFAGITAGKAAMTSVDRLGFQVRLKSGDEVFSRRIGFPREVINPEDTREVLVQMVKEARL from the coding sequence ATGACATCATCAAAAAACCACGGCTATACAACCTCTTCACGCGACGAACCCTCTGTTCCCGAGCCCTCATATGCTGAGCGGGTTCGCACACTCGTTTACAGAAATAGAATGGGGACGCTTTCGACCCTCTCGGAAAAACATCCCGGCTGGCCTTTCGGCTCCCTCATGCCATACGGGCTTGACGAAAAAGGGAGGCCGATATTTCTCATAAGCACTATGGCCATGCATACCCACAACATCGAGAGGGACAGACGGGTGAGCCTTTTCGTTTCTCAGACCGACTCTCTGGGCGACCCGCTCGACGCCTCCCGCGTGACGCTTATCGGCGAGACGTCGAAAGTCCCGGAAAATGAAATCGGAGCGGTGAGAGAGCTTTATCTCTCGCGCTACAGGAACGCGAGTTACTGGGTGGACTTCGATGATTTCTTTTTTTACCGTATGGACATAGAGGACATTTATTTCGTCGGAGGATTCGGAGCTATGGGTTGGGTAACATCGGAGGATTACTTCAAAGCTGAAGTCGATCCACTGGCGGACGCGGCTTCGGGAATAATCAGGCATATGAACGAGGACCACGAGGATTCTATGATACTTCTGGCGGAGAAATTCGCGGGTATCACTGCCGGGAAAGCCGCAATGACATCGGTTGACAGACTCGGCTTTCAGGTGCGTCTTAAATCAGGCGATGAGGTATTCAGCAGGCGCATCGGATTTCCGAGAGAAGTGATTAACCCCGAAGACACAAGAGAAGTGCTTGTTCAAATGGTGAAGGAAGCGCGGCTTTAA
- a CDS encoding spore germination protein GerW family protein: MTIKEFFESIIERLQAGASVKAVYGEPIEAQGKTIIPVAKVVYGFGAGYGETGKDKKEGKDRDGGGVGAGVRAKPIGVMEVTEEGTHFIPCTSGRKLAALLAIGFIAGFLIGRR, encoded by the coding sequence ATGACCATAAAGGAATTTTTTGAATCTATCATTGAGAGACTTCAGGCAGGAGCTAGTGTTAAGGCCGTGTACGGCGAGCCGATCGAGGCTCAGGGTAAAACGATCATACCCGTCGCAAAGGTCGTTTACGGTTTCGGCGCGGGATACGGGGAAACAGGGAAAGATAAAAAAGAAGGAAAGGACAGGGATGGCGGAGGGGTCGGGGCCGGAGTTCGCGCAAAGCCGATCGGTGTCATGGAAGTGACCGAAGAGGGTACTCATTTCATTCCATGTACAAGTGGGAGGAAACTGGCTGCGCTCCTCGCTATCGGTTTTATTGCGGGATTTTTAATAGGAAGAAGATAA
- a CDS encoding SRPBCC family protein, producing the protein MPSYEFATIWRINAPLERVWNEIYYSEKWPEWWKGVEEVVELKKGDDLGVGSIRSYTWKSKLPYRLTFEVETVRVEPMSTIEGVASGELRGRGLWNISSERGITTARYDWQVDTVKEWMNLIAPLARPLFKWNHDVIMGWGARGLSERLRARVIEDK; encoded by the coding sequence ATGCCCTCTTACGAATTCGCAACTATCTGGCGTATTAATGCCCCGCTCGAAAGGGTCTGGAATGAAATATATTATTCTGAAAAATGGCCTGAATGGTGGAAGGGCGTTGAAGAGGTCGTCGAGCTTAAAAAAGGCGATGACCTGGGGGTCGGCAGCATACGCAGCTACACATGGAAGAGCAAACTACCCTATAGACTCACTTTTGAAGTAGAAACCGTGCGCGTGGAGCCTATGTCCACAATCGAAGGTGTCGCAAGCGGGGAACTTCGGGGGAGAGGTCTATGGAATATTTCAAGCGAACGCGGAATTACCACTGCGAGATACGATTGGCAGGTTGATACTGTCAAAGAATGGATGAACCTTATTGCGCCTCTGGCGAGACCGCTCTTCAAATGGAACCACGATGTTATAATGGGCTGGGGCGCCCGGGGCTTGAGCGAGAGACTTCGGGCGAGAGTGATTGAAGACAAGTGA
- a CDS encoding secondary thiamine-phosphate synthase enzyme YjbQ, with amino-acid sequence MDWIQKEIHLSPKERGFHLVTGEIVQLIPELSEFSVGIAHIFICHTSASLTINENADPDVRVDFESHFNKSVPENAPYYVHTLEGLDDMPAHIKASLMGSSLSIPIKNGGLNVGTWQGIYLCEHRNRGGSRKIIVTIFGEKKSG; translated from the coding sequence ATGGACTGGATACAAAAAGAAATCCATCTGTCTCCGAAAGAACGCGGATTCCACCTCGTCACAGGGGAAATAGTTCAACTGATACCGGAGCTCTCAGAGTTCTCAGTAGGCATAGCGCACATATTCATATGCCATACTTCTGCCTCCCTTACCATCAACGAAAACGCCGACCCCGATGTCAGGGTGGATTTCGAGAGCCACTTCAATAAGTCCGTTCCCGAGAATGCCCCCTACTATGTACATACTCTGGAAGGGCTCGACGATATGCCGGCGCACATAAAGGCATCGCTCATGGGAAGCTCCCTGTCAATACCAATCAAAAACGGCGGATTGAATGTCGGAACCTGGCAGGGAATATACCTCTGCGAGCACCGGAACCGCGGAGGGTCGAGGAAGATAATCGTTACTATTTTCGGGGAGAAAAAAAGCGGCTAA
- a CDS encoding FAD-dependent oxidoreductase: MKSEEVVILGCGVSGLTCGIRLLEEGFDVRIEASSLPPDTTSNVAAAYWYPYKVSPQDKVLKWAAASYRKFVELSLLPESGVSMFELLKIYDRKMPEPFWKSAVNSFRRAHSDLLPEGYIDGFLAEVPRIETPVYMQYLVNTFTSLGGTIRKLDKELDSISSLNGNRGLIVNCSGLGAGRLLGDEEVFPIRGQIVRVTNPGLTRCINDEMGPLAVSYIVPRSSDCILGGTAEEGDWSLEVDPETADSILRKCSMLEPALKETRVLEHRVGLRPGRTEVRLELEQSSDGRAFIHNYGHGGAGFTLSWGCAEEVLELAEGYILST, from the coding sequence ATGAAAAGTGAAGAAGTCGTCATCCTGGGCTGCGGGGTATCGGGTCTAACGTGCGGCATTAGACTGCTTGAGGAGGGCTTCGATGTAAGGATAGAGGCTTCTTCTCTGCCTCCGGATACTACGTCCAACGTCGCCGCGGCTTACTGGTATCCCTACAAGGTATCTCCCCAGGATAAAGTGCTTAAGTGGGCGGCCGCTTCCTACCGGAAGTTCGTCGAGTTGAGCCTGCTGCCCGAGAGCGGGGTATCGATGTTCGAGCTTCTTAAGATATACGACAGAAAAATGCCCGAGCCTTTCTGGAAAAGCGCTGTCAATTCTTTTCGCAGAGCGCATTCGGATTTGCTGCCCGAAGGGTACATTGACGGTTTTCTGGCGGAAGTCCCGCGCATCGAGACACCTGTTTACATGCAGTATCTTGTCAACACTTTTACTTCGCTCGGGGGAACGATTAGAAAGCTGGATAAAGAGCTTGATTCTATTTCAAGCCTGAACGGAAACCGGGGCCTAATAGTCAATTGTTCCGGACTCGGAGCAGGGAGGCTACTTGGCGATGAAGAGGTTTTTCCTATCAGAGGTCAGATAGTAAGGGTTACGAATCCGGGTCTTACAAGGTGTATAAACGACGAGATGGGTCCGCTGGCAGTGTCTTACATAGTTCCGCGGAGTTCTGACTGCATTCTGGGCGGAACCGCCGAGGAGGGTGACTGGAGTCTTGAGGTTGATCCGGAGACGGCGGATAGTATTCTAAGGAAATGCAGTATGCTTGAGCCCGCCCTCAAAGAAACACGGGTTCTTGAGCACAGGGTAGGGCTCAGGCCGGGAAGGACAGAGGTAAGGCTCGAACTTGAGCAGTCCTCCGACGGACGCGCCTTTATACACAACTACGGTCACGGCGGCGCCGGGTTTACACTATCATGGGGATGCGCGGAAGAGGTGCTCGAATTAGCTGAGGGTTACATTTTATCCACATGA
- a CDS encoding DUF1460 domain-containing protein: protein MSRTKNKTIMSLTLFIIAAVLLCSLSINAGNARAGSGTDEPEIIKLGNWTEADLDKVMKDSSESGSTGKQIDFISEKFLDTPYKDSTLTGDLNTQEVFTIDLEGMDCFTYIDYVEAMRLSESFPQFEEELKKVRYKKGNINFQDRNHFFSDWTVYNKNYVRDLTREIGGEKTRELLKNLNRKKDGTVFLPGIPVTERTIYYIPSAEIDKTVTDKLNTGDYVGIYTDIEGLDVSHTGIIIKKEGGIFLRHASSRENNKKVVDEDLIEYIQNKPGLVIYRPVN from the coding sequence ATGAGTCGGACGAAAAACAAAACAATCATGAGCCTAACTCTATTTATAATAGCGGCGGTACTACTGTGCTCTCTCTCTATTAACGCCGGAAATGCCCGCGCCGGATCGGGTACGGACGAACCGGAGATAATAAAGCTGGGAAACTGGACAGAGGCTGACCTCGACAAAGTAATGAAAGATTCATCGGAATCGGGCAGCACGGGAAAGCAGATTGATTTTATATCGGAGAAATTTCTCGATACGCCTTACAAAGACTCTACCCTTACGGGGGATTTGAACACGCAAGAGGTATTCACAATCGATCTCGAAGGTATGGACTGCTTTACATACATCGATTACGTTGAAGCGATGAGGCTCTCCGAGTCATTTCCCCAATTCGAGGAAGAGCTCAAAAAGGTCAGGTACAAGAAAGGCAACATAAATTTTCAAGACAGAAACCATTTTTTTTCTGACTGGACGGTTTACAACAAAAATTATGTGAGGGACTTAACTAGAGAGATAGGCGGAGAAAAAACGAGAGAGCTCTTAAAAAATCTAAACCGGAAAAAAGACGGCACAGTTTTTCTGCCCGGAATCCCTGTCACGGAAAGGACTATATACTACATCCCCTCCGCAGAAATCGATAAAACGGTAACCGACAAGCTGAATACCGGCGACTATGTCGGCATATATACCGATATCGAAGGCCTGGACGTATCCCATACCGGCATAATAATTAAGAAAGAAGGCGGGATTTTTCTGCGACACGCGTCTTCCAGGGAAAACAATAAAAAAGTAGTGGATGAAGACCTGATCGAATATATTCAGAATAAACCGGGATTGGTTATATACAGACCCGTCAACTGA
- a CDS encoding 2-hydroxychromene-2-carboxylate isomerase, with amino-acid sequence MGKKVEFYYDFSSPYSYIASRRIEKICEDNGAKLEWKPFLLGGLFNEIGIKPAAEVDNKIAYVREDTQYSAGYYGIEFVFPELFPLNSVRSMRGAFAASEKGKLVVYNHEMFRLYWTEGKDLSREDILRDAVGALGIDPDWFVARIGEQEIKDSLREETSKAARRGAFGAPTFFIDDKMFWGNDRLDYIDAYLKGDLK; translated from the coding sequence ATGGGAAAGAAAGTCGAGTTCTACTATGATTTCAGCAGCCCCTACAGCTACATAGCCTCAAGGAGGATAGAGAAGATATGTGAGGATAACGGCGCTAAGCTTGAGTGGAAGCCGTTTTTATTGGGCGGGTTATTTAACGAGATAGGAATAAAACCTGCCGCGGAGGTTGATAACAAAATCGCGTATGTGAGAGAAGACACGCAATACTCCGCCGGGTACTACGGGATTGAGTTCGTATTCCCGGAGCTTTTCCCGCTTAACAGCGTGAGGTCAATGAGGGGAGCGTTTGCGGCTTCCGAAAAGGGAAAACTTGTCGTATACAACCACGAGATGTTCAGGCTCTACTGGACAGAGGGGAAAGACCTTAGCAGGGAGGATATTTTGAGGGATGCCGTCGGAGCTCTCGGGATTGACCCCGACTGGTTTGTAGCCAGAATCGGTGAGCAGGAGATAAAAGACAGCCTCAGGGAAGAGACATCGAAAGCCGCTCGACGGGGGGCCTTCGGAGCGCCAACCTTCTTTATAGACGACAAGATGTTCTGGGGCAACGACAGACTCGATTACATAGATGCGTATCTTAAGGGCGACTTAAAATAA
- a CDS encoding tetratricopeptide repeat protein: MKPEDLVLEATDFYYKGAYEEAIEALDKAIELKPDFAQAWYNKGITFSVMGRTEDEIASYENAVKINPGYAEAWNNMASALGRVGRFEEALRASERSIELKPDFPVAWCNKGAALSGLERELEAIAAYDRAIEIQDNYVEAWYNKAVSLHNLDKLKGALKAYNKTLELNPEYAEALYNRAGLLVKTGDTENAISDLKRAIELKPSFMDQALTDDELKILLS, encoded by the coding sequence TTGAAACCGGAAGACCTGGTATTGGAAGCAACCGATTTTTATTACAAAGGGGCCTATGAGGAGGCAATCGAGGCCCTAGATAAGGCTATCGAGCTTAAGCCGGACTTCGCCCAGGCCTGGTACAATAAAGGAATAACTTTTTCCGTTATGGGCCGTACCGAAGATGAAATCGCCTCGTATGAAAACGCAGTTAAAATAAATCCCGGCTATGCCGAGGCGTGGAATAATATGGCCTCGGCTCTGGGAAGGGTCGGGAGGTTCGAGGAGGCGCTTCGAGCATCTGAGAGATCTATCGAATTGAAACCGGACTTTCCGGTAGCCTGGTGTAACAAGGGGGCTGCCCTTAGCGGTCTGGAGCGTGAGCTTGAAGCAATTGCGGCTTACGACAGGGCGATTGAAATCCAGGATAACTACGTCGAAGCCTGGTACAACAAGGCGGTATCGCTTCATAATCTGGATAAACTAAAGGGCGCGCTCAAGGCTTATAACAAGACTCTAGAGCTTAACCCCGAATACGCCGAGGCTCTTTATAACAGAGCGGGGCTCCTGGTTAAAACTGGCGATACCGAGAACGCTATTTCCGACTTGAAAAGGGCAATCGAGCTTAAACCTTCTTTTATGGACCAAGCCCTTACGGATGACGAACTCAAGATACTCCTGTCATGA
- a CDS encoding LLM class F420-dependent oxidoreductase, whose protein sequence is MFDMKFGLCLPIRLNADAQTNIKIAKRAEELGFDSIWASDHVIVPEKRLGTFSEYFYDPFVLLSNIAAVTSRIAVGTSVIILPYRNPVVVAKMIATLDVLSKGRVIFGVGPGWMKEEFEALGVPVQSRGRMTNEYIKAVTTLWREDAPEFDGEFCSFSDIKFFPKPVQQPRPPIWIAGASKYAVARAAALGDGWQPTWVTPEDVESGIAGLKSIAKENGRDLENFTFSVRNRLKILSEKDTKTGSAKNENDDAVFTLRGTPGEIREYINRYEETGVTHLVFDPAADDVEEIFYMMKVLADEIIPGFKDFAG, encoded by the coding sequence ATGTTTGATATGAAATTCGGATTATGCCTTCCCATACGCCTAAACGCGGACGCGCAAACAAACATAAAGATCGCTAAAAGAGCCGAAGAGCTCGGCTTCGATTCGATTTGGGCAAGCGACCACGTAATAGTTCCCGAGAAGCGGCTTGGAACGTTCAGCGAATATTTCTATGACCCCTTCGTTCTCCTTTCCAATATAGCCGCTGTCACTTCCAGGATCGCAGTAGGAACGAGCGTTATCATTCTTCCCTACCGTAACCCCGTAGTGGTTGCGAAGATGATCGCCACACTGGACGTATTGAGTAAGGGAAGGGTGATCTTCGGTGTCGGTCCCGGCTGGATGAAGGAGGAGTTCGAGGCTCTCGGAGTGCCCGTTCAATCACGCGGCAGGATGACGAATGAATACATAAAAGCCGTTACGACCCTATGGCGGGAGGATGCCCCTGAGTTCGACGGAGAGTTCTGCTCGTTTTCAGACATCAAATTCTTTCCGAAGCCGGTGCAACAACCCCGTCCCCCGATATGGATTGCGGGAGCGAGCAAGTACGCGGTTGCAAGGGCGGCCGCACTGGGGGACGGCTGGCAGCCTACATGGGTAACTCCGGAGGATGTTGAGAGCGGAATCGCCGGTCTCAAATCGATTGCAAAAGAAAACGGCAGGGATTTGGAAAACTTTACCTTTTCCGTTAGAAACAGGTTGAAAATTTTAAGCGAGAAAGACACTAAAACCGGCTCGGCTAAGAATGAAAACGACGATGCTGTTTTCACGTTACGCGGTACGCCGGGCGAGATTAGAGAATATATCAACCGGTATGAAGAAACAGGCGTGACTCACCTGGTATTTGACCCGGCGGCCGACGACGTCGAAGAAATATTTTATATGATGAAAGTATTGGCGGACGAGATAATTCCCGGTTTTAAGGATTTTGCCGGTTAA